In Cytobacillus oceanisediminis, the following proteins share a genomic window:
- the tkt gene encoding transketolase: protein MFNHTDELSISSIRTLSIDAIEKANSGHPGMPMGAAPMAYTLWTRFMNHNPKNPEWFNRDRFVLSAGHGSMLLYSLLHLSGYDVSMNDIKEFRQWGSKTPGHPEYGHTPGVDATTGPLGQGIAMAVGMAMAERHLAATYNKDNFNVVDHYTYSICGDGDLMEGVSAEAASLAGHLKLGRLVVLYDSNDISLDGDLDKSFSESVEQRFKSYGWQYIRVEDGNDLHEIAKAIEEAKQDENRPTMIEVKTVIGYGSPNKSGKSDVHGAPLGADELKLTKEAYKWTFEEDFHVPQEVYDHFKQQVVESGSKKQQEWEDLFSQYKEAHPELGKQLEQAINGELSEGWDKDIPVYEEGKSLASRASSGEVLNAIAQNLPSFFGGSADLAGSNKTMIKGTGDFTAESFDGRNIWFGVREFAMGAALNGMALHGGLKVFGGTFFVFSDYLRPAIRLAALMNLPVTYVFTHDSIAVGEDGPTHEPVEQLAALRAMPNLSVVRPADGNETAAAWKTAIESTNKPTALVLTRQNLPTLKGTDSAAYEGVQKGAYVVAPATNSNADVLLLAAGSEVSLAVEAQKALEGEGIHASVVSMPAWDRFEAQSKEYKESVIPKTVKKRLAIEMGSSLGWHRYAGDEGDVLAIDTFGASAPGEKIMEEYGFTVENVVARVKALLQG from the coding sequence ATGTTTAATCACACAGATGAACTATCCATCAGTTCCATTCGTACTTTATCAATCGACGCCATTGAAAAGGCGAATTCCGGCCATCCGGGGATGCCGATGGGTGCAGCGCCAATGGCTTATACGCTTTGGACACGCTTCATGAACCATAACCCGAAAAATCCTGAATGGTTCAACCGTGACCGTTTCGTCCTTTCTGCTGGACATGGCTCCATGCTTTTATACAGCCTTCTTCATCTTTCCGGCTATGATGTTTCCATGAATGACATTAAAGAGTTCAGACAGTGGGGAAGCAAGACGCCTGGCCACCCTGAATATGGCCATACTCCTGGTGTTGACGCAACAACAGGCCCGTTAGGACAAGGTATTGCAATGGCTGTTGGTATGGCAATGGCTGAACGCCACCTGGCTGCAACATACAACAAAGACAACTTCAATGTTGTTGACCACTATACATACAGCATCTGCGGTGACGGAGACCTTATGGAAGGCGTTTCGGCTGAAGCTGCTTCCCTTGCTGGCCACTTAAAGCTTGGAAGACTGGTTGTTCTATATGATTCAAATGATATCTCACTTGATGGTGACCTTGATAAGTCTTTCTCTGAAAGTGTTGAACAGCGCTTCAAGTCATACGGCTGGCAGTATATCCGCGTAGAAGACGGTAATGATCTTCACGAAATCGCAAAAGCAATTGAGGAAGCGAAGCAGGATGAAAACCGACCAACAATGATTGAAGTTAAAACAGTCATTGGCTACGGTTCTCCAAACAAATCAGGTAAATCTGATGTTCACGGCGCTCCACTAGGTGCTGATGAATTGAAATTAACGAAAGAAGCCTATAAGTGGACTTTCGAAGAAGATTTCCATGTTCCACAGGAAGTATATGATCACTTCAAGCAGCAGGTTGTGGAAAGCGGCTCTAAGAAGCAGCAGGAATGGGAAGACCTTTTTTCACAGTATAAAGAAGCGCATCCTGAGTTAGGAAAACAGCTGGAGCAGGCAATCAACGGCGAGCTTTCAGAAGGCTGGGATAAAGACATCCCTGTTTATGAAGAAGGAAAGAGCCTTGCAAGCCGTGCTTCTTCCGGAGAAGTGCTAAATGCAATCGCACAAAACCTGCCTTCTTTCTTTGGCGGTTCTGCAGACCTTGCAGGCTCCAACAAAACAATGATTAAAGGTACAGGCGACTTTACAGCTGAGTCATTTGACGGCCGCAACATCTGGTTTGGTGTACGTGAATTTGCAATGGGTGCTGCACTTAATGGTATGGCCCTTCACGGCGGATTAAAAGTATTCGGCGGAACATTCTTCGTGTTCTCTGATTACCTGCGCCCGGCAATCCGTCTGGCTGCACTTATGAACCTGCCTGTTACGTATGTATTCACACATGACAGTATCGCTGTCGGTGAAGACGGACCTACACATGAGCCTGTAGAACAGCTTGCTGCATTGCGTGCAATGCCAAACCTATCTGTTGTCCGCCCTGCTGACGGAAATGAAACAGCAGCTGCATGGAAAACAGCAATTGAATCAACAAACAAGCCAACGGCATTAGTATTGACCCGTCAAAACCTTCCTACATTAAAAGGAACGGATTCAGCGGCATACGAAGGCGTACAAAAAGGTGCTTATGTTGTTGCACCAGCTACTAACAGCAATGCGGATGTATTATTGCTTGCTGCAGGATCTGAGGTTAGCCTGGCTGTTGAAGCACAAAAAGCGCTTGAAGGCGAAGGCATCCATGCATCTGTAGTGAGCATGCCTGCCTGGGACCGCTTCGAAGCTCAATCAAAAGAGTACAAAGAAAGCGTAATTCCTAAGACTGTCAAGAAACGTCTTGCCATTGAAATGGGATCATCACTTGGATGGCACCGCTATGCAGGAGACGAAGGCGATGTTCTTGCAATCGATACCTTCGGCGCATCTGCACCTGGTGAAAAGATTATGGAAGAATACGGCTTCACAGTAGAAAACGTTGTAGCACGAGTAAAAGCATTGCTGCAGGGATAA
- the sirA gene encoding sporulation inhibitor of replication protein SirA, translating into MRAYQLYLIEDEFASHYFGRERMFFQLFEEYERSSGEMKSILSKQIDFVTKPIPGLKVHQYIHQQLQRKKDFIIEKSAYYIEMSKRSRARLEVFERSLVLEAAGSYEAETVFFEVLRKSESSFLAVDLQHKRYGWLKPIKERKFV; encoded by the coding sequence ATGAGAGCTTATCAATTGTATTTAATAGAAGATGAATTCGCGTCCCATTATTTTGGCAGAGAGCGGATGTTTTTTCAGTTGTTTGAAGAGTATGAGCGTTCGTCAGGTGAAATGAAGTCTATTCTATCGAAGCAAATTGATTTTGTGACTAAGCCAATCCCGGGTTTGAAAGTGCATCAATACATCCATCAGCAGCTGCAGCGAAAAAAGGACTTTATTATAGAAAAAAGTGCATACTATATAGAGATGAGTAAAAGAAGCAGGGCAAGGCTTGAAGTGTTTGAACGAAGCCTGGTTTTAGAAGCGGCCGGCAGCTATGAGGCAGAGACGGTATTTTTCGAAGTGCTGCGAAAAAGCGAGTCTTCCTTCCTGGCTGTTGACCTCCAGCATAAGCGGTATGGGTGGCTAAAACCGATAAAAGAGAGAAAATTCGTCTAA
- a CDS encoding YneF family protein — MGMYILVGVLALLAGVALGFFIARKYMMSYLEKNPPINEQMLKMMMMQMGMKPSQKKINQMMNAMNKQTGK, encoded by the coding sequence ATGGGTATGTACATTCTAGTTGGTGTACTGGCGCTTCTTGCCGGTGTAGCACTAGGATTTTTCATTGCTCGAAAATATATGATGAGCTACCTGGAGAAAAATCCGCCAATTAATGAACAAATGCTTAAAATGATGATGATGCAAATGGGCATGAAGCCATCTCAAAAGAAGATCAACCAAATGATGAATGCCATGAACAAGCAGACTGGCAAGTAA
- a CDS encoding DUF6376 family protein: MKKVILIGLLTVSMLLSGCSVLGEVNNSIDYVNEATEHINTLSDFAEEAPQMIQDAAADPALKQELEDRLTTLKQEVEEFIALQDIPTLAEDVHQELVTQNEALLAEINKVLENGNLALDQLENSELFTTINETTSLINRIEALGQ, from the coding sequence ATGAAAAAAGTAATTCTAATAGGGCTCCTTACCGTTTCCATGTTATTAAGCGGCTGTTCCGTTCTGGGAGAAGTGAATAATTCCATTGACTATGTTAATGAAGCGACTGAGCATATCAATACGTTAAGCGACTTTGCTGAAGAGGCGCCGCAAATGATTCAGGATGCGGCAGCGGATCCGGCATTAAAGCAGGAACTTGAAGACCGTTTGACGACACTTAAGCAGGAAGTTGAAGAATTTATCGCCCTTCAGGATATCCCGACACTTGCAGAAGATGTTCACCAGGAGCTGGTGACCCAGAATGAAGCGCTTCTGGCTGAGATCAATAAAGTATTGGAGAACGGCAACCTTGCACTGGATCAGCTGGAGAACTCAGAGCTGTTCACTACCATTAATGAGACAACAAGCCTGATAAACCGCATAGAAGCATTAGGGCAATAA
- a CDS encoding ABC transporter transmembrane domain-containing protein: protein MKVFLDLMWFFKQEKKAYVNGIILLLFVALLQLVPPSVVGIMVDSIKNGELTAKALLMWIGLLAVVALMMYVLRYYWRIMIFGSAVKLSKLLRNRLYRHFTNMSQSFYQKKRVGDLMAHATNDLQAIQQTAGAGVLTFVDSLATGGFVIIAMATTISWKLTLISLIPMPFMALLTSWYGTLLHKRFHKAQEAFSSLNDKTQESVSGIKVIKTFGQEKEDIEDFRRQSEDVVQKNISVARVDSLFDPTISIIVGISFFLSIAFGSRYVIAGELTIGQLVSFTTYLGLLIWPMLAFGWLFNIVERGRASYDRVSALLAEEIDIKDDETGIIEVPSGDIEYKIEKFAYPGEQEALLKDIHFRLERGETLGIAGKTGAGKTTLLKLLIREFEGYKGEILFAGHPINRYKIEKLREAIGYVPQEHFLFSATVAENIGFTRPDADLEDIYSAAKLANIHEDILEFTDGYKTVVGERGVSLSGGQKQRISIARALVMNPEVLILDDSLSAVDAKTEEAILTSLRGERAGKTTIITAHRLSAIQHANLILVLDEGKIVQQGSHDELMAEEGWYKNMYLRQQLEELVEHGG from the coding sequence ATGAAGGTTTTTTTGGATTTAATGTGGTTTTTTAAACAGGAGAAAAAGGCTTATGTAAACGGGATCATTCTGCTGTTATTTGTGGCACTGCTTCAGCTGGTCCCGCCTAGTGTTGTCGGCATTATGGTCGATTCGATTAAAAATGGCGAGCTGACTGCAAAAGCATTATTAATGTGGATTGGACTTCTTGCTGTTGTTGCCCTCATGATGTATGTGCTCCGCTATTATTGGCGGATTATGATTTTCGGTTCGGCCGTTAAGCTGTCCAAACTCCTGCGCAACAGGCTTTATCGTCATTTTACGAATATGTCACAGTCCTTCTACCAGAAAAAGCGGGTGGGGGATTTAATGGCCCATGCGACAAATGATCTGCAGGCGATTCAGCAGACAGCAGGCGCCGGGGTCCTCACATTTGTCGATTCACTGGCGACAGGCGGTTTCGTTATCATCGCCATGGCGACAACAATCAGCTGGAAGCTTACACTAATCAGTCTGATTCCAATGCCGTTCATGGCACTTTTGACAAGCTGGTATGGAACACTTCTTCATAAACGGTTCCACAAAGCACAGGAGGCTTTTTCTTCACTGAATGACAAAACTCAGGAAAGTGTTTCAGGAATTAAAGTGATTAAAACATTCGGCCAGGAAAAAGAAGATATTGAAGATTTCCGCAGGCAGTCTGAAGATGTAGTGCAAAAGAACATTTCTGTTGCACGGGTTGATTCTTTGTTTGATCCGACGATCAGCATTATTGTGGGGATCTCTTTCTTCCTATCTATTGCATTTGGATCAAGATATGTTATTGCAGGAGAGCTGACAATCGGGCAGCTGGTTTCATTTACTACCTATCTTGGTCTCCTGATTTGGCCGATGCTCGCATTTGGCTGGCTGTTCAATATTGTCGAGAGAGGCCGCGCCTCCTATGATCGAGTCTCTGCGCTTCTTGCAGAAGAAATCGATATTAAGGATGATGAGACTGGCATCATTGAAGTTCCGAGCGGTGATATTGAGTACAAGATTGAGAAGTTCGCCTATCCGGGTGAACAGGAAGCGCTGCTTAAGGATATTCATTTTAGACTGGAAAGAGGAGAGACTCTCGGCATAGCAGGTAAAACGGGTGCTGGCAAAACCACACTGCTGAAGCTATTGATCCGTGAGTTTGAAGGCTATAAAGGGGAAATTCTTTTTGCCGGACATCCAATAAATCGCTATAAAATTGAAAAACTGAGGGAAGCGATTGGCTATGTCCCGCAGGAGCACTTCCTGTTCTCGGCCACCGTTGCGGAAAATATCGGTTTCACGAGGCCGGATGCAGACCTTGAAGATATTTATTCGGCAGCGAAACTGGCCAATATCCATGAAGATATTCTCGAATTCACAGATGGCTATAAAACCGTTGTGGGTGAAAGAGGGGTCTCGCTTTCTGGAGGGCAGAAGCAGCGTATTTCCATTGCAAGGGCTCTTGTAATGAATCCTGAAGTATTGATTTTGGATGACTCCCTTTCTGCCGTTGATGCGAAAACTGAGGAAGCGATCCTCACTTCATTGCGTGGTGAGCGGGCAGGCAAGACAACGATCATAACCGCTCACAGGCTGAGCGCCATTCAGCATGCGAATCTCATATTGGTGCTGGATGAAGGGAAAATTGTTCAGCAGGGATCACATGATGAACTGATGGCTGAAGAAGGCTGGTATAAGAATATGTATCTGCGCCAGCAGCTGGAAGAGCTTGTGGAGCATGGGGGATAA
- a CDS encoding ABC transporter ATP-binding protein: protein MEKTPILKGKEQRKVLFRLLSYTKPHKKTIILAFSLLLLTTIGDILGPIFVKIFIDDYLTPRDLAFEPLFALGTAYLGIQIMNVLVSYFQLLKFQEIALKIIQQLRVDVFSKVQSLGLKYFDKTPAGSIVSRVTNDTEAIKDMFVSVLVTFIQGAFLLTGIFVAMFILNVKLALFCLVILPILFMIIRTYRKYSSVFYKNLRERLSQLNAKLSESLQGMSIIQVFRQEKRLRKEFGDINEQHYQAGMRNIKMDGLLLRPAIDLVYVLALIIVLSFFGISSFSSPIEIGVLYAFVSYLDRFFEPVNQIMMRLSMYQQAIIAASRAFALLDEKELAPAQEDNHSAGIKEGEIEFRNLSFSYDGKRDVLKNISFTAKPGETVALVGHTGSGKSSIINLMMRFYEYDRGDIFIDGKSIKSYPAEELRTKMGLVLQDPFLFYGTIKNNIRLHNEKMTDEEIKAAAQFVQAHTFIDKLEDGYDHPVVERGSTFSSGQRQLIAFARTIAANPKILVLDEATANIDTETEEAIQTALEKMRKGRTTIAIAHRLSTIQDAELILVLHQGEIVERGTHQELLAKRGLYHKMYLLQNGSAEKVEDAVG from the coding sequence ATGGAAAAGACACCGATTTTGAAGGGGAAAGAGCAGCGGAAGGTCCTTTTCCGACTTCTTTCCTATACAAAACCGCATAAGAAAACAATTATACTTGCCTTCAGTTTGCTTCTGTTAACGACGATTGGAGACATACTGGGGCCGATTTTTGTCAAAATCTTTATTGATGATTATTTAACACCAAGGGACCTCGCTTTCGAGCCGTTATTTGCCCTTGGTACTGCATACCTTGGCATTCAGATCATGAATGTACTGGTATCCTATTTTCAGCTGCTGAAATTTCAAGAAATCGCGCTGAAAATCATTCAGCAGCTGCGAGTAGATGTATTTTCAAAGGTACAGTCACTGGGTTTAAAGTACTTTGATAAAACGCCAGCAGGAAGTATTGTATCACGGGTTACCAACGATACAGAGGCTATTAAAGATATGTTTGTCAGTGTCCTGGTTACCTTCATTCAGGGGGCCTTCCTGCTGACAGGGATCTTTGTGGCGATGTTTATCCTGAATGTGAAGCTGGCCCTATTCTGCCTGGTGATTCTCCCGATTCTTTTTATGATCATTCGCACTTACCGTAAATACAGTTCGGTATTTTATAAGAACTTAAGGGAAAGGCTGAGCCAGCTGAATGCAAAGCTGAGTGAATCATTGCAGGGGATGTCCATTATCCAGGTATTCAGGCAGGAAAAAAGGCTGAGGAAGGAATTTGGCGATATCAATGAGCAGCATTACCAAGCAGGTATGCGCAATATCAAAATGGATGGGCTCCTGTTAAGGCCGGCCATTGACCTGGTTTATGTTCTGGCACTTATTATTGTATTGAGCTTCTTTGGGATTTCTTCTTTTAGCAGTCCGATCGAAATCGGTGTGCTGTATGCATTTGTCAGCTATCTGGACCGCTTCTTTGAGCCTGTTAATCAGATCATGATGAGGCTTTCCATGTATCAGCAGGCCATCATTGCGGCTTCAAGAGCGTTTGCGCTGCTGGACGAAAAGGAACTTGCTCCGGCACAGGAGGATAACCATTCTGCTGGAATTAAGGAGGGAGAGATTGAGTTCAGGAACCTCAGCTTCTCCTATGACGGCAAACGGGATGTATTGAAAAATATTTCTTTTACAGCCAAGCCGGGTGAAACCGTTGCCCTGGTGGGCCATACCGGCAGCGGCAAGAGCTCAATCATTAATTTAATGATGCGATTCTATGAATATGATCGCGGCGATATTTTCATTGACGGAAAAAGCATTAAGTCTTATCCAGCTGAAGAATTGCGCACGAAAATGGGGCTCGTCCTTCAGGATCCATTCCTATTTTACGGGACGATTAAGAATAACATCAGACTTCATAATGAGAAAATGACAGATGAAGAGATTAAAGCTGCTGCTCAGTTTGTTCAGGCCCATACATTCATAGATAAGCTGGAAGACGGATATGATCATCCGGTGGTTGAGCGCGGATCGACTTTTTCGAGCGGGCAAAGACAGCTTATTGCCTTTGCAAGAACGATTGCTGCCAATCCGAAAATTCTTGTCCTTGATGAAGCAACAGCCAATATTGATACAGAAACAGAGGAAGCGATACAAACCGCACTGGAAAAAATGCGGAAGGGCCGCACGACGATTGCGATTGCTCACCGATTGTCTACGATACAGGATGCAGAATTGATTTTGGTTCTTCACCAGGGGGAAATAGTCGAAAGAGGAACCCATCAGGAATTGCTTGCCAAGCGCGGCTTGTATCATAAGATGTATCTGCTGCAGAATGGGTCCGCTGAAAAAGTGGAGGATGCAGTTGGTTAA
- a CDS encoding MBL fold metallo-hydrolase yields the protein MNIQQIRNATLVVQYAGKKFLIDPFLAEKGTYPPFPNSLRQDQNNPLTELPVSIDEIIHNVDAVIVTHLHLDHFDDAAKEALAKDIKMYVQNEEDAALVKVAGFTNVEVLQEDTAFEDIQLIKTKGEHGRGEILKLAGLVCGVIFKHHSEKTLYVAGDTVWYDAVQEAIETHSPEIIVVNGGDNQFLEGGSLVMGKEDIYEVSKAAPNTKIISVHMEAVNHWTLSREELKSYSKDKGISHQVLVPEDGESYTF from the coding sequence ATGAATATACAGCAAATCCGCAACGCTACACTAGTTGTCCAATATGCAGGGAAAAAGTTTTTAATTGACCCTTTCTTAGCAGAAAAAGGGACTTACCCGCCATTTCCAAATTCGTTAAGACAAGATCAAAACAATCCTTTAACAGAGCTTCCAGTCTCCATTGATGAAATTATTCATAATGTGGATGCAGTAATTGTTACCCACCTGCATTTAGATCATTTTGATGATGCTGCCAAAGAAGCATTAGCAAAGGATATTAAAATGTATGTGCAAAATGAAGAAGATGCTGCACTAGTGAAAGTTGCAGGTTTTACTAATGTAGAAGTTCTCCAGGAAGATACTGCTTTTGAAGATATCCAATTAATAAAAACAAAAGGCGAACATGGCAGAGGCGAAATTTTAAAACTAGCCGGTCTGGTTTGCGGAGTGATCTTCAAGCACCACAGCGAAAAAACACTTTATGTAGCAGGAGATACAGTTTGGTATGATGCTGTTCAGGAAGCCATTGAAACACACAGCCCCGAAATCATCGTAGTAAACGGCGGAGATAACCAGTTCCTTGAAGGCGGCTCGCTTGTTATGGGGAAAGAGGATATCTACGAAGTTTCCAAGGCTGCCCCGAATACTAAGATTATTTCCGTCCATATGGAGGCCGTCAACCATTGGACACTCTCAAGAGAGGAATTAAAAAGCTACAGTAAAGACAAAGGAATCTCCCATCAAGTATTAGTGCCTGAAGATGGAGAATCCTACACCTTTTAA
- a CDS encoding Lrp/AsnC family transcriptional regulator yields MLDHTDQRILEELSKNSRITMKELGKKVHLTGQAAASRVTKLEDQGVIEGYTIKVNQEKLGFHIHAFITIITQSMNHQPYLTFVKAQEEIIHNFKISGDGCYLLECKFPSNERLDQFLTHLNKHANYKLSIVINK; encoded by the coding sequence ATGCTGGATCATACGGATCAGCGTATTTTGGAGGAACTCTCCAAAAACAGCCGGATCACCATGAAGGAGCTGGGGAAGAAAGTCCATTTAACTGGCCAGGCAGCCGCATCAAGAGTGACGAAATTAGAAGATCAGGGCGTTATTGAGGGGTACACAATCAAAGTGAACCAGGAAAAATTAGGATTTCACATCCATGCTTTCATTACGATTATAACTCAAAGTATGAATCATCAGCCGTATCTGACTTTTGTCAAAGCACAGGAGGAAATCATACATAATTTTAAAATCAGCGGAGATGGCTGTTATCTACTGGAATGCAAATTCCCGTCTAATGAACGGTTAGATCAATTTTTAACACACTTGAATAAGCATGCAAATTATAAATTATCGATTGTTATTAATAAATAG
- a CDS encoding aspartyl-phosphate phosphatase Spo0E family protein — protein sequence MCKQELLTLIEQKRTELIQVAMKSGLSSAAAIRYSQELDALLNEYNRIFIKKVQTH from the coding sequence ATGTGTAAACAGGAACTGCTTACATTGATTGAACAAAAAAGAACAGAGTTAATTCAAGTGGCCATGAAAAGCGGCTTAAGCTCTGCCGCAGCAATCCGGTACAGCCAGGAACTGGATGCCCTATTAAATGAATATAACCGAATCTTTATAAAAAAAGTGCAGACACATTAA
- a CDS encoding cytochrome c biogenesis CcdA family protein encodes MTDLNVFIALGAGFLSFISPCCLPLYPAFLSYITGMSVGEIKEENAMLQRRSMLHTLFFLLGFSAIFIAIGFGTTFIGRFFTEYQDLIRQLGAIFIFFFGLLVVGVIKPEFLMKERRFEFKNRPAGLLGSVLIGMAFAAGWTPCTGPILGAVISLAASNPSSAMVYMIAYILGFGIPFFVLSFFVGKLQWIRRNSAKIMKIGGVLMMIMGVVLFFDWMTKIIAILSPLFGGFTGF; translated from the coding sequence ATGACAGATTTGAATGTATTTATTGCATTAGGGGCAGGGTTCTTAAGCTTCATTTCTCCTTGCTGCCTGCCGTTATATCCAGCATTCTTATCGTATATTACAGGAATGTCTGTAGGGGAGATTAAAGAAGAGAATGCAATGCTGCAAAGACGGAGCATGCTGCACACGCTATTCTTCCTGCTTGGATTTTCGGCTATTTTTATTGCAATTGGGTTTGGGACTACTTTTATTGGCCGTTTCTTTACTGAATATCAAGACCTCATCCGCCAGCTAGGAGCAATATTTATCTTCTTCTTTGGTCTGTTGGTAGTGGGAGTCATCAAGCCGGAATTCTTAATGAAAGAAAGACGGTTCGAGTTTAAAAACCGCCCTGCCGGATTGCTTGGTTCGGTATTAATCGGGATGGCATTTGCTGCCGGCTGGACCCCGTGTACAGGACCGATTCTGGGAGCCGTGATTTCACTCGCAGCATCTAATCCAAGCTCAGCAATGGTTTATATGATTGCCTATATCCTTGGTTTCGGAATCCCATTCTTCGTGCTTTCGTTCTTTGTCGGCAAGCTGCAATGGATCAGACGAAACAGCGCAAAGATTATGAAAATCGGCGGCGTATTGATGATGATCATGGGTGTTGTCTTATTCTTTGACTGGATGACAAAAATCATTGCCATTCTTTCACCGTTATTTGGCGGATTTACTGGTTTCTAA
- a CDS encoding response regulator has protein sequence MARILIVDDAKFMRVTLGSILKKADHEIVGEGENGIEAVHLFETLKPDLVMMDITMPEMSGLEAVREIKRDNPNAKVIMCSAMGQQKVVVESIEAGAKDFIIKPFDEGRVLEAVNRVLS, from the coding sequence GTGGCGAGAATTTTAATAGTAGATGATGCGAAGTTTATGAGGGTTACCCTTGGCAGCATTTTGAAAAAAGCAGACCATGAAATTGTGGGAGAAGGGGAAAACGGAATAGAAGCCGTGCACCTATTCGAAACTCTAAAACCTGATCTGGTAATGATGGATATCACCATGCCTGAAATGAGCGGACTTGAAGCAGTCAGGGAAATTAAGAGGGACAACCCTAATGCAAAAGTAATTATGTGTTCAGCCATGGGCCAGCAGAAGGTAGTGGTTGAATCCATTGAAGCTGGCGCGAAAGATTTTATCATAAAACCATTTGATGAAGGCCGTGTATTAGAAGCTGTGAATCGGGTATTAAGCTAA